In a genomic window of Scyliorhinus torazame isolate Kashiwa2021f chromosome 5, sScyTor2.1, whole genome shotgun sequence:
- the LOC140420792 gene encoding uncharacterized protein yields MEGKSTIHSGEKSYTCSVCGQGFSRSSGLWKHKRRHTGKKLWKCEDCGKRFYEQFRLVNHRHTHTGDKPFTCSVCRKGFITSSHLQEHQRIHAGERPFICSECGKGFTQSSCLLQHQQVHTDEKPFKCSDCGKCFKRSGELTRHQYVHSDERPFKCSHCGVGLKTSYSLTVHQRSHTGEKPFTCSVCEKGFITTSQLLAHRRTHTGEKPFTCSECGKKFAHSSTLLRHQRLHTGERPFTCSECGKGFITSSNLLKHQRIHK; encoded by the coding sequence atggaaggaaaaagcaccattCACAGTGGTGAGAAATcttacacatgttctgtgtgtggacaaggattCAGCCGATCATCTGGCCTGTGGAAACATAAGCGCAGACACACTGggaagaaactgtggaaatgtgaggattgtgggaaaagGTTCTATGAGCAGTTCAGGCTGGTAAATCATCGGCACACTCACACCGGGgataaaccattcacctgctccgtgtgtagaAAGGGATTCATTACTTCATCCCACCTGCaggaacaccagcgaattcacgctggggagagaccattcatctgctctgagtgtgggaagggattcactcaatcatcctgcCTGCTGCAACATCAGCAAGTTCATACTGatgagaaaccttttaaatgttcagactgtgggaagtgtTTTAAACGTTCCGGGGAACTAACACGCCATCAGTATGTTCactctgatgagagaccgttcaagtGCTCTCACTGCGGGGTTGGTTTGAAGACATCATATAGCCTCACTGTTCATCAgcgtagtcacactggggagaagccgttcacctgctctgtgtgtgagaagggtttTATTACCACATCCCAACTTCTGGCACATCGGCGCactcatactggggagaagccgttcacctgctccgagtgtgggaaaaaATTTgctcattcatccaccctgctgagacaccagcgacttcacaccggggagaggccgttcacctgctccgaatgtgggaagggattcattacttcctccaacctgctgaaacaccagcgaattcacaagtaa